The Girardinichthys multiradiatus isolate DD_20200921_A chromosome 9, DD_fGirMul_XY1, whole genome shotgun sequence genome segment caggcgtgtgcaggaaatgggctacaggtgccgcattccccagtcctgggctacagagaagcagcactggactgttgctcagtggtccaaagtacttttttcggatgaaagcaaattctgcatgtcattcagaaatcaaggtgccagagtctggaggaagactggggagaaggaaatgccaaaatgccagaagtccagtgtcaagtacccacagtcagtgatggtctggggtgccgtgtcagctgctggtgttggtccactgtgttttatcaagggcagggtcaatgcagctagctatcaggagattttggagcacttcatgcttccatctgctgaaaagctttatggagatgaagatttcatttttcagcacgacctggcacctgctcacagtgccaaaaccactggtaaatggtttactgaccatggtatcactgtgctcaattggcctgccaactctcctgacctgaaccccatagagaatctgtgggatattgtgaagagaacgttgagagactcaagacccaacactctggatgagctaaaggccgctatcgaagcatcctgggcctccataagacctcagcagtgccacaggctgattgcctccatgccacgccgcattgaagcagtcatttctgccaaaggattcccgaccaagtattgagtgcataactgtacatgattatttgaaggttgacgttttttgtattaaaaacacttttcttttattggtcggatgaaatatgctaattttgtgagataggaattttgggttttcatgagctgtatgccaaaatcatccgtattaagacaataaaagacctgaaatatttcagttagtgtgcaatgaatctaaaatatatgaatgttaaattttcatcattacattatagaaaataatgaactttatcacaatatgctaatattttgagaaggacctgtatgtgacaCAACTCAGCCTTGAAGGCGAAGGTGGAAGAGAAGAAGGTGGCGACCCCTGCTGACCTTGGGGCATCATGGCTAGATTGAACTGGATCTCCACAGTTTAGACTAGGAAGGAACATCATCACTTTCAGAACAAGTTTCTCACATTTTCTTCTATCATTTACTGATTCAATGACTCGATGTATTCTTTCCTTAGATGAAACTTTTTTACCAAGTTTGAGTAGAACACAATCGGTAGAGGCAGTGAGACACCATTAATGAAGGTCCTGGGAACTCAGTCTTCAGACCTTGTTCTGGTCTCACTGCCCTGgagtctccttgtttttttcagtgagTTAAACTCATCACTCGAACCCATGTCAGCCTGTTCTGTTTGAACTCCTCCCTCATATCCTGAAACATGGAGCTAGAAGCCAAGATCTGAGCATTAGGAGGGTTATCAgtctggactccaggttcagaTTCCGCCTCCTTTGTTTCTTTAGAACATTGGTGGTCTGGAGGGAGAACCTAGCACCTTAGATGTTTGTCTCCATGGGTTCTGATCCACAGTAACCATGGATTAGCAGCGCCTTTCCCTTAGCATTAGCTGTTGACACGCTTCTGAACTGTAACTGGACGTCCAGAACCGAGAACTGATCTGAAACACCAACCGTATGTCTGATGAAAAGTTCCGACTCTGTTTCTGTCGGAGCTTCAGTGTGTGACACCGGACGGAAGTAGAAGCGGCGCTAGCTGGGTTAGCATCGTTAGTTTACGTTTTGCTGGGATTCATCTTTAGGAGAACCACAGATCTGAACTGGACCTGGCAACCTCCCAGAAACCCATCCAGAACAGGTATGGAGAGTTACGACCTGACCGTGAGCTAAAACCCGAACCGGCCCCGGAGGGTCCGGGCTCGAGTCGGACCGGATCAGATCCAGGAACGAGTTTTAGTCGGACTGTTTTCTGAAAGGTCCAGAAGGTCTTAGATCAGTTTAAGGTGGTGCTGCTCAGAGCTTCAGTGATTCTGTGGTTCTGGTGGAGACAGCATACCTTCCCTCCTCAGTTCGGAAGCAGTCCAGTTATTCCTCGGGGTTCTGAATATTAGTAAAGTATTTTATTCTGTGAGCATTTTCATCATGAGTATCATTAGAAACAAAGTTTGCTATTTTAATTagaaagaataaatgaaatatgaGCCGTTTTCTGCGCTGGAAATGATTGATCAGGAAgtaaaatttcattttattttatgttcagATTGAAACAATAAATAACTAAACGAGTGGCacgcaaaaacaaaacttgattcttgttttttttccattttcctgACACCAGATCTTAAAGCCAGGACCCCAAATTACTGCCTGCAGGTTCTGGGAGGCTTTGACCCTTCAGCTCGGCCCACTTTGCGAGTGTTTCCattcttgttttttctgtaccGGTACCTGGTTGTTTGGTCCCTGGTCCTGAGCAGGTCCGATCGGGGCTCAgtcgggactacatgtgacgtgaacagactgctgtccACTGACTGGCTGTGGGACCAGGaagaatgagaaggttttcctAGAGGCAGTGCAGGGAGAAGACGGCTGGAGCGGGTCAAacccaaatataattttattatttactaatcataaaccagcctgaaggctgaaagaaaagaaaagggacaCATGGACGTCCTGAATGACAcgcaggtagggggcgctgtatttaataacaccctaaaccagctgatcacacataaaatcagctgttcagatgcacaaacatttcgtccaaaaaacaaacaaaaccaccatgaagCAGCGGGTTTGGTTCTGACATTTATTGACGGACCTTCAGAGAACCAGCatcaggaggagggagcaggcagagagcagctgcccgtaatcagactgtctGCATCGGGTCAAACTGGAGGAAGACCCGGTGAATCCATGGAGCACGAAGATCCaacataaaactaacttcactgcgATCAGAAGTCCATGGTTCTGGGCTTTAAAGTCCTGGTCCTCcttgttgccatggctgagacaagaacttcctcataaagcccaaaatgttcttcaggcaaactttggagcttcaccatccagacagcagcgtctctcctctctgcttctcctgccccccctcacatcagaacctctgagccttatttataagttctggctgggctgtggtccagataattatcccagtggaaccttttagacataaaaaaacagacataacAGACATTAGTATTTCGTTtactgatatttttattttatttttaattattgtttcacTCAAATTGCTTTAATGTGACACTAATGTTAACAGCAGCACAGTGAcctggctggaggcggggcttcaaaCCAGAtctccagccatcagtgggtCCATGGAAACAACAGGTTCTGTAGGAGCAGAGAGACACCGAGTGGAGTGGAACCGTGTCGCCTAactagagccagtggaaaagggacattagtCCTACAGAGGAGGGTTGTGTTGTTGGCGTGGTTACGGTGTGGCTAATAGGAAGGCTGGGTTTAGACTGGGTTTAGCCTGAAAGTCCATATGTCCTATCTCTGTTAGCAGCTTGTTACTCATTAAAACAACTGTCCCATCTTTAATGTTTAAATCTCTGCTGATTCCCACTGCTGAGATTTTACtcccagaaaaacagaaaaggtttttttgACCCAATTATTAAAGTAGATTAATTATAAAACTTCAGTCTCAAAAAGGGTGGGTCTTCATTGGCTGATTCAGTCAGTGGTTCTGACTGGTGGCTATGGTTTATTAGAATATACTATAATCTGAGACATTTTTACCAATATGTTATTTACTAGCAGTGGACATTGTATTATGGTGAATGAGTTAAAGCTGCAGAATATGTTGACATTATTAGCGTGTGGAATAATATGTCATGTTGCTGTCTGCTCAGCCTGGAATCTCTGAACCCTGATGGTACCAGCTCgctcctgtctgtctgctcaGTGATGAATGAGATGTTCTTCAACTTTCGTCTTTCTGTGGTCTTTCAGGAGGTGTGCAGCTTTCATTCTGGCTTTAAGCCATACTCCAGGGACATCAGAGCAGGCCACGTCCACCGAGCTGGTCCCGCCGAACTGATCCCACCAAACTGGTCCAACCGAGCTGGTCCCACCGAGCTGGTCTCACCGAACTGGTCTCACCGAGCTGGTCCCACCGAGCTGGTCTCACCGAACTGGTCTCACCGAGCTGGTCCCACCGAGCTGATCCAACCGAGCTGGTCCCACCGAACTGGCCTCACTGAGCTGGTCCTACCGAACTGGTCCCACCGAGCTGATCCAACCAAGCTGGTCCCACTGAACTGGCCTCACCGAGCTGGTCCCACCAAACTGGCCTCACCGAGCTGGTCCCACCGAACCGGCCTCACTGAGCTGGCCTCACCGAGCTGGTCCCACCTAACTGGCCTCACCGAGCTGGTCCCACCGAACCGGCCTCACTGAGCTGGTCCCACCGAACTGGCCTCACTGAGCTGGTCCCACCGAACTGGCCTCACCGAGTTGGTCCCACCGAGCTGGTCCCACCGAACCGGCCTCACCGAGCTGGTCCCACCGAACCGGCCTCACCAAGCTGACCCAACCGAACTGGTCTCACCGAACTGGTCTCACCGAGCTGGTCTCACTGAACTGGTCCCACCGAGCTGATCCAACCGAACTGGTCTCACCGAACTGGTTCCACCGAGCTGATCCAACCGAGCTGGTCCCACAGCCACAGGTGAGCATCTTTACTGCCAGAGGGTGTTTCCTGCAGGTAAAACAATGATATTCATCACAGGTTCATCGCCAGGGAAacaattttagaaaacaaaaatacaaaatggcGAAACTACCAAAGCATACAGTGGCTCTTAAAATTTTACACCCCCCGTTAAAACTTCAGGTTTTGACCTAAGAATTAAGACcataataaatcattttcaccctttttctccatttaaagTTTCATTTATGGTTTTTAACTGAAAAACCAAAGAACAACAGCAGTAATGCGGTTGCTTCAGTCTGGGCAACCTTTAACTAGTCATTTGTTGAAGCAGCTTTTCATTCATTGTCAGCTTCTAGGCTTCTTGAGGTCACCCCTGCCCTCAGTTTTAGTGACAATAATGAAGCTGGAACCATGTTCAGATGTACTGGTAGGATCTATTGTataaaggtatcagtcaggagaaagcTATAAAAACCTTCTATAGCATCAAAAAACAACAGTGATATTTTTCTGATGAAACTTCATGACTGAAGCTGGAGCGGCAGCAGAAGACTCAGACCAACATAGACTGGTTGTGATCTTCATATGACAACAATCTGCATCCAGTATTTTCTCCGCATGTCTGAGCAAAGCAGTTGGGTTATGAGACAGGCAACACGCAGGTTTGGCTAACATCTCCCCTAACCTTGTTGGAGCATGGTTTATGGTCTGAAGTAGCATTCTccatataataaatattaatccatacaataaaaaaataattctttAAACGTACTCATTTGAATCGAAATAGATACAAGCTGAGCCGTTTTAATCTCCACAAGTTGGCCTACAACTCCCCAGAGTAGATTCTCCTCCCTGATGGTAGCTGGGCTACAGCCCTGAAGGAACACCTAAAACATCTTAAAAGGCTCAGTTAAGCTCCTGTATCAGCACTGCCATACCGTTAGCATTaattgtctttcagtgtttaaccctttctctctcctagacatggctactgactgagcttctactgtgactaactctatgttctctctttcagactctaaccttgaaaactggatcagagtttatctgttctttctttctagatgaaacgactaaaggagctacatccattaacatttacttttccttcccatagaaagtactcctggatcagtgcttctttgttctctttgtgtctctgctctgttctctcaaacctccagtcggtcgtggcagatggccgctcacactgagcctggttctggttctgctggaggtttcttcctgttaaaagggagtttttcctctccactgtcgctacatgcatgctcagtatgagggattgctgcaaagtcaacaccagtgactgtccactgtctctacatgctcatccaggaggagtgaatgctgcaagtcactgactggatgcaatctgctgggtttccttagatagaaaaactttttatccaatttgaataaataactgaatctgactgaactgttcaatggttaggattcagttttatttatatagctccaattcacaacacatgttgtctcaaggctcttcacaacagtcaggttcatacattcctattaatcgtaaccattgaacagttcagtcagattcagttatttattcaaattggataaaaagtttttctatctaaggaaacccagcagattgcatccagtcagtgacttgcagcattcactcctcctggatgagcatgtagagacagtggacagtcactggtgttgactttgcagcaatccctcatactgagcatgcatgtagcgacagtggagaggaaaaactcccttttaacaggaagaaacctccagcagaaccagaaccaggctcagtgtgagcgtccatctgccacgactgactggaggtttgagagaacagagcagagacacaaagagaacaaagaagcactgatccaggagtactttctatgggaaggaaaagtaaatgttaatggatgtagctcctttagttgtttcatctagaaagaaagaacagataaactctgagccagttttcaaggttagagtctgaaagagagaacatagagttagtcacagtagaagctcagtcagtaaccatgtctaggagagagaaagggttaaacactaaaagacagggccatgcggatcatctgtagaaggtgagcattaagttgttgccagcagaagcttggatgatgcccctctccagaaaggtgtcacaggtagacacagagccaggccaggtgtagcttctaggaagagaaaagagagaacaaagttaatagctgaaataacagcaaataatgctaaattggagagtagtgtgagaatgtagcgaagagggtgaaagtggtcattatgtcctccagcagcctaagcctatagcagcataactacacagatagctcaggataaactaagccactctaactataagctttatgaaaaaggaaagttttaagcctagccttaaaagtagacagggtgtctgcctcacggactaaaactgggagctggttccacaggagaggagcctgataactaaaggatctgcctcccattctacttctagagactctaggaaccaccagtaaacctgcagtctgagaacaaagtgctctgttaggaacatatggaccaatcagatctctgatgtatgatggagctagatcattaagggctttatatgtgaggaggagaattttaaattctattctggatttaacagggagccaatgaagggaagctaaaataggagaaatatgatctctctttttaattttcatcagaactcttgctgcagcattttgaatcagctgaaggcttttaactgcattttgtggacatcctgatagtaaagaattacaatagtccagccttgaagtaacaaatgcatggactagtttttcagcgtcactcctggacaggatatttctaattttggcaatgttccggaggtgaaagaaggaaatcctagaaacctgtttaatatgggatttaaatgacatgtcctagtcaaagttaacaccaaggttctttactttattagcagaggtcaatttaatgccatccaggttaagtgattgactaagcagtttcttttttaaagactccggtccaaagacgacaacttctgtcttgtctgaatttagaagcaaaaaatttaaagtcatccaagtttctgtcagacagataagatttaaaccagcctagcgctgttcccctgatccctacagcatattccagcctttttaagagaatattatggtcgactggatcaaatgcagcactgagatctaacagaaccagaacagacacaagtccattatctgaagccataagaatatcattagtgactttcagcagagctgtttcagtgctatgatgagctctgaaacctgactgaaactcttcaaacaggtcattgctgtataaatgttcacacatttgattagcaactattttctcaagaattttagataagaatggaagattggatataggtctgtaatttattaaatcatctcgatcaagcgaaggtttcttaagtaaaggtttaattacagctaccttaaaagcctgtggttctgatccatttactaaagatagattaatcatatctaaaatggggctggtaatcagagggatcacttccttaaataatttggttgggattgggtctaacatacaagttgaaggtttagatgaagctaatatttctgataactcaggaagctccacaggatcaaaacagtccaaacacagatcaggttctacagttatttccaatgttgtctcacttgctgaggatgaagtaatcatcttcgggagtatgtcaaagattttatttttaatagaatcaattttatttaagaagaatcccataaagtcatgactgctgagagctaagggaatggatggctcaacagagctatgactctgtgtaagtttagcaactgtactaaagagaaacctaggattattcttgttctcttctattaatgatgagaaataagctgttctagcttggtgaagtgtctttttatacaacagtaggctatttttccagattaagtaggaatcctctaggtgtgtagagcgccattttctctccaattttctaacattgtgctttaaagtacgcagctctgaattaaaccaaggaactagcctcctatgaataattaccttctttttcaagagggctgcattgtctaatgcatcacacaatgataaagaaacactatgaacaaaagaatcaatttgtgaaggggcagaaacataatgattgccctccactgtgcttttcagtgataatgaggaaattaaaagtggaacagattctttaaaggttgttacagcatcgtctgataatgatctactgtaaTGAAATTTACTTTCAAGTGTGGAGTActaggttaaattaaactcaaaggttattaagaaatggtcagacaggacagggttatgagaaaatattgttatgtctttacactcaatgccatatgtcagcacaaggtccagagaatgaagacaaaggtgggtaggtttgttaatgttttgtgcaaagccaattgagtctaagataccattaaacgctatatttaggctatcactttcaacgtcaacatgaatgttaaaatcccccactataataactttatctgtatttaacactaaatcagataaaaggtctgaaaactgatctaaaaattgagagtaaggacctggtggacggtacaaaacaacaaacagaagaggttttagtgctttgctatttggatgagaaaaactaaggattaaatattcaaaagagttgtagctattgattggtctgggactaatcaataaatcagactgaaagatgattgctactcctcctcctcgcccagtaattcgaggaatgtgaaaatttaaataattagtaggagttgactcatttatagtaacataatcctcttgctgcagccaggtttctgtgaggtaaaataaatcaatctcacgattttgataacttttaatcccccatcccttatcTGCATATTaaccaaatatgaacccgatagctcaaaatcccaggaggagtttgttaaagttcgaggtgagtaaatgtgaaaaatgggCAACAATTTGACTTTGATCCAAAATatccgacttcctgtgcattttagggcatacccccaagagactgtttttcttggtttgaggagctctaactgtgtgccaaatttctacgacttacggttctgcctatctcacgtttgggggcgtggctaagaggtttggccacgcccactaaCTATGACATTAAGGATGaagaatttcacgcgggggacaattttgggtaaagtttggtgagttttggggcatggcaaagtccccatattgccctgCAAAGAGGCAacggaaaaaataaacaaagaataataagaagGAATTCTTGCGATTACAATTGGCCCTTGCAGGTTTCCTGCTCGCTGCTCGGGCCaatttatgttttactttgtgcTCTTTTCATAGCAGGGAGACGGTTCTGTTGAGGTTTTAGTCAGATCAGCTGTTATGTTGGGTAGAAGAAACGCAGCCGAGGGAACCAGTATCACAGCTGCACCACTAATACTAGTATTTCCTGATTAAAGCGGGACAAGAGTGAATTAAATGTGCTCTCTGACTTGTTGTGAAAAAAGT includes the following:
- the LOC124873746 gene encoding uncharacterized protein LOC124873746 isoform X2; the protein is MDVLNDTQEVCSFHSGFKPYSRDIRAGHVHRAGPAELIPPNWSNRAGPTELVSPNWSHRAGPTELVSPNWSHRAGPTELIQPSWSHRTGLTELVLPNWSHRADPTKLVPLNWPHRAGPTKLASPSWSHRTGLTELASPSWSHLTGLTELVPPNRPH